In the genome of Streptomyces sp. V2I9, one region contains:
- the mnhG gene encoding monovalent cation/H(+) antiporter subunit G: MTVWLQIVDTAGAVLLLLGAAICLLGVIGMIRLPDVLSRSHAATKPQTLGMILVLAGVALRLRSGMDLATLGLIAFFQMLTGPVASHLVARSAYRTGQVDHEDLLFDELDEQLTDGK, encoded by the coding sequence ATGACCGTCTGGCTCCAGATCGTCGACACGGCCGGCGCCGTGCTACTCCTCCTCGGCGCGGCGATCTGCCTGCTCGGGGTGATCGGCATGATCCGGCTGCCGGACGTCCTCTCCCGCAGCCATGCGGCGACCAAGCCGCAGACCCTCGGCATGATCCTGGTGCTGGCCGGGGTGGCGCTGCGGCTGCGCAGCGGCATGGACCTCGCCACCCTGGGCCTCATCGCCTTCTTCCAGATGCTCACCGGGCCGGTGGCCTCGCACCTGGTGGCCCGGTCCGCGTACCGCACGGGCCAGGTCGACCACGAGGATCTGCTCTTCGACGAGCTCGACGAGCAGCTCACCGACGGGAAGTGA
- a CDS encoding CDP-alcohol phosphatidyltransferase family protein, protein MGSTGTVLRELRGAQKSAKGVSLYSRYVNRPAGRVLAAGAFRAGMTPNQVTVASGLFTYGALAAVALVEPSWTLAVLVYAALAAGFALDSADGQLARLTGRGGPDGEWLDHVVDCGKLVLVHTAVLISFYRFGELPSDAWLLLPLGFQLAAVVTFCAGLLREQLGKAAASARGPSWAVPRAAASPVRAVALLPADYGVFCLVFLLLGAPDAFRAGYAVLAVVHTLFLAAFLAKWFRELKGLRAG, encoded by the coding sequence ATGGGAAGCACGGGCACGGTGCTGCGCGAATTGCGCGGCGCACAGAAGAGCGCCAAGGGCGTCTCGCTCTACTCGCGGTACGTGAACCGGCCTGCCGGCCGTGTGCTCGCGGCCGGGGCTTTCAGAGCGGGGATGACGCCCAATCAGGTCACCGTGGCGAGCGGGCTGTTCACCTATGGCGCCCTGGCCGCGGTCGCCCTCGTCGAACCGTCCTGGACGCTCGCCGTCCTGGTCTACGCGGCCCTCGCGGCCGGCTTCGCCCTCGACTCGGCGGACGGGCAGCTCGCGCGGCTCACCGGCCGGGGCGGACCCGACGGGGAGTGGCTGGACCACGTGGTGGACTGCGGCAAGCTGGTGCTCGTCCACACCGCCGTCCTGATCTCCTTCTACCGCTTCGGTGAACTGCCGTCGGACGCGTGGCTGTTGCTGCCCCTGGGCTTCCAGCTGGCCGCCGTGGTCACGTTCTGCGCGGGGCTGCTGCGCGAACAGCTCGGCAAGGCGGCGGCGAGTGCCCGGGGGCCTTCCTGGGCGGTGCCGCGGGCGGCGGCCTCTCCGGTGCGGGCGGTGGCGCTGCTGCCCGCCGACTACGGGGTGTTCTGCCTGGTGTTCCTGCTGCTCGGCGCACCCGACGCCTTCCGCGCCGGGTACGCCGTGCTCGCCGTGGTGCACACGCTGTTCCTGGCGGCCTTCCTCGCCAAGTGGTTCAGGGAGCTGAAAGGGCTCCGGGCCGGTTGA